A window of Campylobacter cuniculorum DSM 23162 = LMG 24588 contains these coding sequences:
- the hisIE gene encoding bifunctional phosphoribosyl-AMP cyclohydrolase/phosphoribosyl-ATP diphosphatase HisIE, with protein MKDFEHLNSQIDWQKVNKLLPVIIQDYKSCEVLMLGFMNEEALRESLRQKKVVFFSRTKKRLWTKGEESGNFLNIVDLTLDCDKDTLLILVNPVGATCHTGAISCFEELSKQADFVFLSRLSRLIDSRKNADAKNSYTAKLFQSGTKRIAQKVGEEGVETALAAVVKDKEELICEAADLMYHLSVLLADANLSFNEIIAKLKERHRSE; from the coding sequence ATGAAAGATTTTGAACATTTAAATTCGCAAATTGATTGGCAAAAAGTCAATAAACTTTTGCCTGTTATCATTCAAGATTATAAGAGTTGTGAAGTTTTAATGCTAGGTTTTATGAATGAAGAAGCCTTGCGTGAAAGCTTGAGGCAAAAAAAAGTTGTATTTTTCTCACGCACTAAAAAAAGACTTTGGACTAAGGGTGAGGAAAGCGGGAATTTTTTAAATATCGTGGATTTAACACTTGATTGCGACAAAGACACGCTTTTAATCTTGGTCAATCCCGTAGGAGCAACTTGTCATACAGGAGCTATTTCTTGCTTTGAAGAGCTGTCTAAACAGGCGGATTTTGTGTTTTTATCAAGACTTTCAAGATTGATTGATTCACGCAAAAATGCAGACGCAAAAAATTCTTACACCGCAAAACTCTTTCAAAGTGGCACAAAAAGAATAGCACAAAAAGTTGGAGAGGAAGGCGTTGAAACAGCCTTAGCTGCAGTCGTTAAAGATAAAGAAGAACTCATTTGCGAAGCGGCGGATTTGATGTATCATCTTAGTGTTTTATTAGCTGATGCGAATTTAAGTTTTAATGAAATCATTGCTAAATTAAAAGAAAGACATAGAAGCGAATAG
- a CDS encoding type III pantothenate kinase, giving the protein MLLCDIGNSSASFLHHNKYFCLSIEKFLEFKNEEKVYYINVNERLKEHLKLKKDFINLEPYFAFDTIYQGLGVDRIAACYTINDGVVIDAGSAITIDVVSNSIHLGGFILPGIANYRKIFSQISPKLRCELNTQISLDAFPQRTMDALSYGVFKGIYLLIKDTMQNKKLYFTGGDGKFLANFFNYAIYDKLLIFRGMKKVIEQNPNLLL; this is encoded by the coding sequence ATGCTCTTATGTGATATTGGGAATTCTAGTGCGAGTTTTTTGCATCATAATAAATATTTTTGTTTAAGCATAGAAAAATTTTTAGAATTTAAAAACGAAGAAAAAGTTTATTATATCAATGTAAATGAAAGACTTAAAGAACATCTAAAACTTAAAAAAGATTTTATAAATCTTGAGCCTTATTTTGCTTTTGATACCATTTATCAAGGTTTGGGTGTGGATAGAATTGCAGCCTGTTATACCATAAATGATGGAGTTGTGATTGATGCAGGCAGTGCAATCACTATTGATGTTGTTTCGAATTCCATTCATTTGGGTGGATTTATCTTGCCCGGAATCGCAAATTATCGTAAAATTTTTTCCCAAATTTCACCAAAACTTAGATGTGAATTGAATACTCAAATCAGTCTTGATGCTTTCCCACAAAGGACAATGGACGCTTTGAGTTATGGGGTTTTTAAAGGAATTTATCTTTTGATTAAAGATACAATGCAAAATAAAAAGCTTTATTTCACGGGCGGAGATGGAAAATTTTTAGCAAATTTTTTTAATTATGCAATTTATGATAAACTTTTAATTTTTAGAGGAATGAAAAAGGTTATAGAGCAAAATCCGAATTTGTTGCTTTAA
- a CDS encoding FAD-dependent oxidoreductase has protein sequence MSQQEFDVLIIGAGISGTALFYELARYTDIKNIALIEKYNAPATLNSKGTSNSQTIHCGDIETNYTLEKAKKVKRSADMVVKYLLLQNAQNQFMFAHQKMALAVGESECEYMKKRYEEFKELYPYIEFFDKAKIKQIEPKVILGEDGVNDRAENICAMGVEVGKAFTTVDFGKMSQSLIEQGQKQNKNTFVAFNQEIVSIEKKDGIFILRTHTYQEYRAKAVVVNAGAHSLYLAHKMGFGLDKSCWPVAGSFYLTKQKLLNGKVYMVQNPKLPFAALHGDPDLLADMNTRFGPTALAIPKLERYKGLKSVPEFFQTLQLDTTVIKIAFKILKDSTVRNYIFYNYLFEIPFINKNLFIKDAKKIVPSLKASDIYYAQGFGGVRPQVIDKTRGELMLGEASIVEDGIIFNMTPSPGATSCLGNAERDAKLICKYLGVNFKEDQFASELL, from the coding sequence ATGAGTCAACAAGAATTTGATGTATTAATCATTGGAGCTGGAATTTCAGGCACAGCCTTATTTTACGAACTTGCAAGATATACAGATATTAAAAATATTGCTTTGATAGAAAAATACAATGCTCCTGCTACTTTAAACAGCAAAGGAACAAGCAATTCTCAAACCATTCATTGTGGTGACATAGAAACAAATTACACACTTGAAAAGGCTAAAAAAGTCAAAAGAAGTGCTGATATGGTCGTCAAATATTTACTTTTGCAAAATGCTCAAAATCAATTTATGTTTGCTCATCAAAAGATGGCTTTAGCGGTCGGAGAGAGTGAATGTGAGTATATGAAAAAACGTTATGAGGAATTTAAAGAACTTTATCCTTATATCGAGTTTTTTGATAAAGCTAAGATTAAGCAAATTGAACCAAAAGTTATCTTAGGTGAAGACGGGGTTAATGATAGGGCAGAAAATATTTGTGCTATGGGCGTTGAAGTTGGCAAAGCCTTTACAACTGTGGATTTTGGAAAGATGAGTCAAAGTTTAATCGAACAAGGACAAAAACAAAATAAAAATACCTTTGTTGCTTTCAATCAAGAAATTGTCAGCATAGAAAAAAAGGACGGAATCTTCATTCTTAGAACTCATACTTATCAAGAATATCGTGCAAAAGCGGTTGTTGTTAATGCTGGAGCACATTCTTTGTATTTGGCTCATAAAATGGGATTTGGGCTTGATAAATCTTGTTGGCCTGTTGCCGGGAGTTTTTATCTGACCAAACAAAAGCTTCTCAATGGTAAGGTTTATATGGTGCAAAACCCAAAACTTCCTTTTGCAGCCTTGCACGGAGATCCTGATTTACTTGCTGATATGAATACACGTTTTGGTCCTACAGCTTTAGCCATTCCTAAACTTGAACGTTATAAGGGCTTAAAATCTGTGCCAGAATTTTTCCAAACCTTGCAACTTGATACAACCGTGATAAAAATTGCCTTTAAAATACTTAAAGACTCTACGGTAAGAAACTATATATTTTATAATTATCTTTTTGAAATTCCATTTATCAATAAAAATTTATTTATCAAAGATGCTAAAAAAATCGTCCCTAGCCTGAAAGCAAGTGATATTTACTATGCTCAAGGTTTCGGTGGGGTGCGTCCTCAAGTGATTGACAAAACGCGTGGAGAATTAATGCTTGGTGAAGCAAGCATTGTCGAAGATGGAATCATTTTTAATATGACTCCAAGTCCCGGTGCAACAAGTTGTCTTGGTAATGCGGAAAGAGATGCTAAACTTATATGCAAATATTTGGGAGTTAATTTTAAAGAGGATCAGTTTGCTTCTGAATTATTGTAA
- the pyk gene encoding pyruvate kinase, which translates to MLKKTKIVATIGPASEKKDVLRQMIINGVNVFRFNFSHGTHEYHKKNLRNIRKVAKELNTRVGILQDISGPKIRTGELKEPFELKKGDKLDFYKEQILGVKLDSNHYKLSINQSEILNILKIDDYIYLYDGSIRAKVTKINQNYIQTLIENDGFLNSNKGINFPNTKINIDVITEKDRNDILWGIENNVDFLAISFVQNAKDINEVREILEKNNAEIAIFAKIEKFDAVENIDEIINSSDGIMVARGDLGIEVPYYKVPNIQKQIIHKANSASKPVITATQMLFSLSKSKTATRAEISDVANAVLDGTDAVMLSEESAVGIDPANAVDIMCKTIIETEKYYPYNKFDIFEYCDDTDKIMQSSAKLGVDLKVDSIFALTSSGKSAIKIARYRPNIKIIAIAHSKKTLNFLTIVWGVNPAILVNPSNELTLLLKDTVKSSVEKGLVDREKCYILTAGFPIGVKGSSNLIRILQKEQIDYYLK; encoded by the coding sequence ATGCTTAAAAAAACCAAAATTGTCGCAACCATAGGACCTGCGAGTGAAAAAAAAGATGTTTTGCGACAGATGATTATCAATGGAGTTAATGTCTTTCGCTTTAATTTTTCTCACGGAACTCATGAGTATCATAAAAAAAATTTACGCAATATTCGTAAAGTTGCTAAAGAATTAAACACTAGAGTGGGAATTTTACAAGATATTAGCGGTCCTAAAATTCGCACAGGAGAGCTTAAAGAGCCATTTGAGCTTAAAAAGGGCGATAAACTTGATTTTTATAAAGAGCAAATTCTTGGAGTTAAACTTGATTCTAATCATTATAAATTAAGTATCAATCAAAGTGAAATTCTCAATATACTTAAAATTGATGATTATATCTATCTTTATGATGGAAGCATTCGTGCTAAAGTTACAAAGATTAATCAAAATTATATCCAAACTTTAATAGAAAATGATGGATTTTTAAACTCAAATAAGGGTATAAATTTCCCAAACACTAAAATAAATATTGATGTTATCACTGAAAAAGATAGAAATGACATACTTTGGGGCATTGAAAATAATGTGGATTTTTTAGCCATTTCTTTTGTGCAAAATGCAAAAGACATTAATGAAGTGCGTGAGATACTTGAAAAAAATAATGCCGAAATTGCTATTTTTGCTAAAATAGAAAAATTTGATGCTGTAGAAAATATCGATGAAATCATCAACTCAAGCGACGGGATTATGGTTGCTCGCGGAGATTTGGGTATAGAAGTGCCTTATTATAAAGTGCCAAACATTCAAAAGCAAATCATTCATAAAGCAAATAGTGCGAGCAAACCTGTTATTACTGCCACGCAAATGCTGTTTTCACTCTCCAAATCCAAAACCGCAACAAGGGCTGAAATCTCTGACGTTGCCAATGCTGTTTTAGACGGAACAGATGCGGTAATGCTTAGCGAAGAAAGTGCTGTGGGTATAGACCCGGCTAATGCTGTGGATATTATGTGTAAGACTATTATAGAAACTGAAAAATACTATCCCTATAATAAATTTGATATTTTTGAGTATTGTGATGATACAGACAAAATCATGCAATCAAGTGCGAAACTTGGAGTGGATTTAAAGGTGGATTCAATCTTTGCTTTAACAAGTAGTGGAAAATCTGCCATAAAAATTGCAAGATATCGTCCAAATATCAAAATTATTGCCATAGCACATTCTAAGAAAACTTTAAATTTCTTAACCATAGTTTGGGGGGTTAATCCTGCAATTTTAGTCAATCCAAGCAATGAATTAACTCTTTTACTCAAAGATACCGTAAAATCAAGCGTAGAGAAAGGTTTAGTGGATAGGGAAAAATGCTATATTTTAACAGCAGGTTTTCCAATAGGCGTTAAAGGCTCAAGCAACTTAATACGCATACTTCAAAAAGAGCAAATTGATTATTATCTTAAATAA